One Pleurocapsa sp. PCC 7327 DNA segment encodes these proteins:
- a CDS encoding carbohydrate ABC transporter permease, translated as MKTIEKPISKQSRETSKHYKLKKQLTPYLFLLPALIVLGLTVFYPVLQAFSLSFTRYEGFTQPPQWIGWENFQRLWIDKVFWETLKNTFLYLVGVVPILVVAPLGLAILVNRKLRGIHWFRLSFYTPVIISTIVAGIAWRALYDTNGIFNQGLKAIGFTESIRWLTSPQLALWSVMAVTIWKGLGYYMVIYLAGLQSIPAELYEAASLDGSDGWKKHWDLTVPLMRPYLLLVAVISSISAMKVFEEVYIMTRGGPLNSSKTVVYYVYEQAFTASDYSYGCTIGLVLFLVILGLSILNLNLSRH; from the coding sequence ATGAAAACTATAGAAAAACCCATCTCCAAACAGAGCCGGGAAACGAGCAAACACTATAAACTTAAAAAGCAACTAACGCCCTATTTATTTTTGCTTCCCGCTTTAATCGTGCTGGGACTGACAGTATTTTATCCAGTCTTGCAAGCCTTTTCTTTGAGTTTTACTCGTTATGAAGGATTTACCCAACCCCCTCAATGGATAGGATGGGAGAATTTTCAAAGGTTGTGGATAGATAAAGTTTTCTGGGAAACGCTAAAAAATACTTTTCTCTATCTCGTCGGCGTTGTGCCTATTTTGGTGGTTGCCCCTCTAGGACTAGCTATTCTAGTCAACCGAAAACTGCGAGGCATTCATTGGTTTCGGCTATCTTTTTATACGCCCGTCATCATTTCTACTATCGTAGCTGGAATTGCTTGGCGGGCGTTGTATGATACTAACGGCATCTTCAATCAAGGGCTGAAAGCGATCGGTTTTACAGAGTCGATTCGCTGGTTGACTAGCCCACAATTAGCCCTTTGGAGCGTGATGGCGGTAACGATTTGGAAGGGCTTGGGCTATTATATGGTCATTTATTTAGCCGGGTTGCAATCGATTCCCGCAGAACTGTATGAAGCTGCCTCCCTCGATGGTTCGGATGGATGGAAAAAGCATTGGGATCTTACCGTCCCGTTGATGCGTCCCTATTTACTGCTAGTTGCGGTTATCTCTTCGATTTCTGCAATGAAAGTATTTGAAGAAGTCTATATCATGACTCGCGGAGGTCCGCTCAATAGTTCCAAGACTGTCGTTTATTACGTCTACGAGCAAGCCTTCACTGCTTCAGATTACAGCTATG